A genomic segment from Takifugu rubripes chromosome 20, fTakRub1.2, whole genome shotgun sequence encodes:
- the LOC101070548 gene encoding AP-1 complex subunit sigma-2 isoform X5 translates to MMQFMLLFSRQGKLRLQKWYVPLSDKEKKKITRELVQTILARKPKMCSFLEWRDLKIVYKRYASLYFCCAVEDQDNELITLEIIHRYVELLDKYFGSVCELDIIFNFEKAYFILDEFLLGGEAQETSKKNVLKAIEQADLLQEPRHEYFSVPVY, encoded by the exons Atg ATGCAGTTCATGCTGCTGTTCAGTCGCCAAGGCAAGCTCCGGCTCCAGAAGTGGTACGTGCCCTTATCTGataaggagaaaaagaagatcACCAGAGAGTTGGTGCAGACCATCCTGGCTCGAAAGCCCAAGATGTGCAGCTTTTTGGAGTGGAGAGACCTGAAGATTGTGTACAAGCG ATACGCCAGCCTGTACTTCTGCTGTGCAGTAGAGGACCAGGACAATGAGCTCATCACGCTGGAGATCATCCACAGATacgtggagctgctggacaaatACTTTGGCAGC GTTTGCGAGCTAGACATTATTTTCAACTTTGAGAAGGCCTACTTCATTCTGGATGAGTTCCTGCTGGGCGGAGAAGCTCAGGAGACGTCCAAGAAGAACGTGCTGAAGGCCATTGAGCAGGCAGACTTACTACAGGAG cctcgtcACGAGTACTTTAGCGTGCCTGTGTACTGA
- the LOC101070548 gene encoding AP-1 complex subunit sigma-2 isoform X1, whose product MMQFMLLFSRQGKLRLQKWYVPLSDKEKKKITRELVQTILARKPKMCSFLEWRDLKIVYKRYASLYFCCAVEDQDNELITLEIIHRYVELLDKYFGSVCELDIIFNFEKAYFILDEFLLGGEAQETSKKNVLKAIEQADLLQENIDFQMRLFSGVMVPNMVSESSGLFQN is encoded by the exons Atg ATGCAGTTCATGCTGCTGTTCAGTCGCCAAGGCAAGCTCCGGCTCCAGAAGTGGTACGTGCCCTTATCTGataaggagaaaaagaagatcACCAGAGAGTTGGTGCAGACCATCCTGGCTCGAAAGCCCAAGATGTGCAGCTTTTTGGAGTGGAGAGACCTGAAGATTGTGTACAAGCG ATACGCCAGCCTGTACTTCTGCTGTGCAGTAGAGGACCAGGACAATGAGCTCATCACGCTGGAGATCATCCACAGATacgtggagctgctggacaaatACTTTGGCAGC GTTTGCGAGCTAGACATTATTTTCAACTTTGAGAAGGCCTACTTCATTCTGGATGAGTTCCTGCTGGGCGGAGAAGCTCAGGAGACGTCCAAGAAGAACGTGCTGAAGGCCATTGAGCAGGCAGACTTACTACAGGAG AATATTGACTTTCAGATGCGCCTCTTTTCAG GTGTGATGGTCCCAAATATGGTCTCTGAGTCCTCTGGTCTTTTCCAGAACTAG
- the LOC101070548 gene encoding AP-1 complex subunit sigma-2 isoform X4: protein MMQFMLLFSRQGKLRLQKWYVPLSDKEKKKITRELVQTILARKPKMCSFLEWRDLKIVYKRYASLYFCCAVEDQDNELITLEIIHRYVELLDKYFGSVCELDIIFNFEKAYFILDEFLLGGEAQETSKKNVLKAIEQADLLQESQGEDWGALPNEELI, encoded by the exons Atg ATGCAGTTCATGCTGCTGTTCAGTCGCCAAGGCAAGCTCCGGCTCCAGAAGTGGTACGTGCCCTTATCTGataaggagaaaaagaagatcACCAGAGAGTTGGTGCAGACCATCCTGGCTCGAAAGCCCAAGATGTGCAGCTTTTTGGAGTGGAGAGACCTGAAGATTGTGTACAAGCG ATACGCCAGCCTGTACTTCTGCTGTGCAGTAGAGGACCAGGACAATGAGCTCATCACGCTGGAGATCATCCACAGATacgtggagctgctggacaaatACTTTGGCAGC GTTTGCGAGCTAGACATTATTTTCAACTTTGAGAAGGCCTACTTCATTCTGGATGAGTTCCTGCTGGGCGGAGAAGCTCAGGAGACGTCCAAGAAGAACGTGCTGAAGGCCATTGAGCAGGCAGACTTACTACAGGAG AGCCAGGGTGAAGACTGGGGAGCTTTGCCAAATGAAGAGCTCATTTAA
- the LOC101070548 gene encoding AP-1 complex subunit sigma-2 isoform X3 yields MMQFMLLFSRQGKLRLQKWYVPLSDKEKKKITRELVQTILARKPKMCSFLEWRDLKIVYKRYASLYFCCAVEDQDNELITLEIIHRYVELLDKYFGSVCELDIIFNFEKAYFILDEFLLGGEAQETSKKNVLKAIEQADLLQEDAETPRSVLEEIGLT; encoded by the exons Atg ATGCAGTTCATGCTGCTGTTCAGTCGCCAAGGCAAGCTCCGGCTCCAGAAGTGGTACGTGCCCTTATCTGataaggagaaaaagaagatcACCAGAGAGTTGGTGCAGACCATCCTGGCTCGAAAGCCCAAGATGTGCAGCTTTTTGGAGTGGAGAGACCTGAAGATTGTGTACAAGCG ATACGCCAGCCTGTACTTCTGCTGTGCAGTAGAGGACCAGGACAATGAGCTCATCACGCTGGAGATCATCCACAGATacgtggagctgctggacaaatACTTTGGCAGC GTTTGCGAGCTAGACATTATTTTCAACTTTGAGAAGGCCTACTTCATTCTGGATGAGTTCCTGCTGGGCGGAGAAGCTCAGGAGACGTCCAAGAAGAACGTGCTGAAGGCCATTGAGCAGGCAGACTTACTACAGGAG
- the LOC101067862 gene encoding retinoschisin gives MEGTARCAAVLFLLLICQALITVHSQQEEEAVQEEELQEEEQEVETWTGSVKACTCDCESAESPTRNPATATQPVLLTSPSPPPPKAHLLHCMPECPYHRALGFEAGSVTSDQISCSNQDQYGGWYSSWMPEKARLNNQGFGCAWLSKFNDQYQWFQIDLKETGVVSGILTQGRCDADEWITKYSVLYRSVETLNWIYYKDQTGNNRVFYGNSDRSSTVQNLLRPPIVARYIRLLPLGWHTRIAMRMELLLCMNKCT, from the exons atggagggcaCCGCTcgatgtgctgctgtgctgttcttACTTCTGATATGTCAGG CACTGATCACTGTTCACTCTCAGCAG gaggaggaggccgtcCAGGAGgaagaactgcaggaggaggagcaggaggtggaaacATGGACAGGGAGCGTTAAAGCCTGCACCTGTGACTGCGAATCTGCTGAATCACCCACACGCAACCCTGCCACCGCCACTCAGCCCGTCCTGCTGACCTCaccgtctcctccaccgccaaaGGCTCATCTACTCCATTGCATGCCAG AGTGTCCCTATCACAGAGCTCTGGGCTTCGAGGCTGGATCTGTGACATCAGACCAGATCAGCTGCTCCAACCAGGACCAGTATGGTGGCTGGTATTCCTCCTGGATGCCGGAAAAGGCCCGCCTCAACAACCAAGGTTTCGG GTGCGCATGGCTCTCCAAGTTTAACGACCAGTACCAGTGGTTCCAGATTGACCTGAAGGAGACAGGGGTTGTGTCAGGAATCCTCACCCAGGGTCGCTGTGACGCCGATGAATGGATCACCAAGTACAGCGTTCTGTATCGCTCGGTGGAAACCCTCAACTGGATCTACTATAAAGACCAGACTGGAAACAACAGA gtcttCTATGGGAACTCCGACCGCTCCTCCACCGTCCAGAACCTGCTGCGCCCTCCCATCGTGGCCCGCTACATCCGCCTGCTGCCGCTGGGCTGGCACACCCGCATCGCCATGAGGATGGAGCTGCTCTTGTGCATGAACAAGTGCACCTGA